A single Pseudomonas sp. HN11 DNA region contains:
- a CDS encoding response regulator gives MHVLVCEDDELIASGIVAGLTAQGFTVERVASAGAARAMLRAATFDIMVLDLGLPDEDGLKLLQQQRSQGLEIPVLILTARDSVTNRVDGLQAGADDYLLKPFDLRELAARLQTLLRRVAGRSVNLIEHGRLAYDPSSRETFLGGEPVDLSRREQALLQALLHNKGRVLSSEQLKDSVYGFNDELESNALNVHIHHLRRKLGNGIVETVRGLGYRLGPADGGEDAS, from the coding sequence ATGCACGTACTGGTCTGTGAAGACGACGAACTGATCGCCAGCGGCATCGTGGCCGGCCTGACTGCCCAGGGCTTTACCGTCGAGCGTGTGGCCTCGGCTGGCGCCGCGCGCGCGATGCTCCGGGCGGCCACGTTCGACATCATGGTGCTCGACCTCGGCCTGCCGGACGAAGACGGCCTCAAGCTGCTGCAGCAACAGCGCAGCCAGGGCCTGGAAATCCCGGTGCTGATCCTCACTGCGCGCGATTCTGTGACCAACCGTGTCGACGGCCTGCAAGCCGGCGCCGATGACTACCTGCTTAAACCTTTCGACCTGCGCGAACTCGCCGCGCGACTGCAAACCCTGTTGCGTCGGGTGGCGGGGCGCAGCGTCAACCTGATCGAGCATGGCCGCCTGGCCTACGACCCCAGCAGCCGTGAGACCTTCCTGGGCGGCGAGCCGGTGGACCTGTCGCGCCGCGAGCAGGCATTGTTGCAGGCTCTGTTGCACAACAAGGGGCGTGTGCTGTCCAGCGAGCAGCTCAAGGACAGTGTCTACGGCTTCAATGACGAGTTGGAAAGCAACGCTCTCAACGTGCATATCCACCACCTGCGGCGCAAATTGGGCAATGGCATTGTCGAGACCGTACGCGGCCTCGGCTATCGCCTGGGCCCGGCTGACGGGGGCGAGGACGCATCGTGA
- a CDS encoding M18 family aminopeptidase — translation MREALNQGLIDFLKASPTPFHATAALAQRLEAAGYQRLDERETWTTEANGRYYVTRNDSSIIAFKLGRHSPLQGGIRLVGAHTDSPCLRVKPQPELQRQGFWQLGVEVYGGALLAPWFDRDLSLAGRVTFRRDGKVESQLIDFKLPIAIIPNLAIHLNREANQGWAINAQTELPPILAQFAGDERVDFRAVLTEQLAREHGLNADVVLDYELSFYDTQSAAVIGLNGDFIAGARLDNLLSCYAGLQALLTSDSEETCVLVCNDHEEVGSCSACGADGPMLEQTLRRLLPEGEEFVRTIQKSLLVSADNAHGVHPNYAEKHDANHGPKLNAGPVIKVNSNQRYATNSETAGFFRHLCMAQEVPVQSFVVRSDMGCGSTIGPITASHLGVRTVDIGLPTFAMHSIRELCGSHDLAHLVKVLGAFYASRDLP, via the coding sequence ATGCGCGAAGCGTTGAATCAAGGCCTGATCGACTTCCTCAAGGCCTCCCCTACTCCTTTTCATGCCACTGCCGCCCTGGCCCAGCGCCTGGAAGCGGCCGGTTACCAGCGTCTCGACGAGCGCGAAACCTGGACCACCGAGGCCAACGGTCGCTATTACGTGACCCGCAACGATTCCTCGATCATCGCCTTCAAGCTCGGCCGCCATTCGCCGCTGCAGGGCGGTATCCGCCTGGTCGGTGCCCACACCGACAGCCCGTGCCTGCGGGTCAAGCCTCAACCCGAGCTGCAACGCCAGGGCTTCTGGCAACTGGGCGTGGAAGTCTACGGCGGTGCACTGCTGGCACCGTGGTTCGACCGCGACCTGTCCCTGGCCGGCCGCGTGACCTTCCGCCGCGACGGTAAGGTCGAAAGCCAGCTGATCGACTTCAAGCTGCCCATCGCCATCATCCCCAACCTGGCCATTCACCTGAACCGTGAAGCCAACCAAGGCTGGGCGATCAATGCCCAGACCGAGCTGCCACCGATCCTCGCGCAATTTGCCGGGGACGAGCGCGTGGACTTTCGCGCCGTGCTCACCGAGCAACTTGCCCGCGAGCACGGGCTGAACGCCGACGTGGTGCTCGACTACGAGTTGAGCTTCTACGACACCCAGAGCGCTGCGGTCATTGGCCTGAACGGCGACTTCATCGCCGGCGCACGCCTGGACAACCTGCTGTCGTGCTATGCCGGCCTGCAAGCCTTGCTCACCAGCGACAGCGAAGAAACCTGCGTGCTGGTGTGCAACGACCACGAAGAAGTCGGCTCCTGCTCGGCCTGCGGCGCCGACGGGCCGATGCTGGAACAGACCCTGCGTCGCTTGTTGCCGGAGGGGGAAGAATTCGTACGCACCATTCAGAAATCCCTGTTGGTGTCTGCGGATAATGCCCACGGCGTGCACCCAAACTATGCCGAGAAGCACGACGCCAACCACGGTCCCAAGCTCAACGCGGGCCCGGTGATCAAGGTCAACAGCAACCAGCGGTACGCCACCAACAGCGAAACCGCCGGGTTCTTCCGCCACCTGTGCATGGCCCAGGAAGTACCGGTGCAGAGCTTCGTGGTGCGCAGCGACATGGGCTGCGGCTCCACCATCGGCCCGATCACCGCCAGCCACCTGGGCGTGCGCACCGTGGACATCGGCCTGCCGACGTTTGCCATGCACTCCATTCGTGAGCTGTGCGGCAGCCATGATTTGGCGCATCTGGTGAAGGTGCTGGGCGCGTTCTACGCGAGCCGCGACTTGCCCTGA
- a CDS encoding ATP-binding protein, whose amino-acid sequence MKSLRLRLTFKLGAAFVLIWALAAAWMLNDLRNQMMFSLDQRLVASARMVAGLTEQMPGLASVSGGAHFSAEQLQVPGGMACQVSSLRGEILARSHTTPDEGLESRKSGFRDQVIDGVGWRSFTLSRGDLLITTADRQVEREALNLSILLAASVPVGVAMLGCLCLLWLGIGQSLLPLNRMRDALMRRSADSLEPLQIHPLPSELKPLLDTQNQLLQRIAKTIERERRLTGDAAHELRSPLTAIKTHLQVARMTEGAARDQSLAHAEEGADRLHRTLEQLLLLARVEGNLSFDDGMHSSAEDVARLAIQDANAGDNSRIDLILPDDLSAVPVEMPVGLAVAALRNLLDNALRHTPADTRVELSVFTAADHVVFRVRDHGKQISTEDLQYLTQRFWRNGSSEGCGLGLAIVQAIVQRCSCSLKFDSQPDGLRVHLGMPLRR is encoded by the coding sequence GTGAAAAGCCTGCGCCTGCGCCTGACGTTCAAGCTGGGCGCCGCTTTTGTGTTGATCTGGGCCTTGGCGGCGGCCTGGATGCTCAACGATCTACGCAACCAGATGATGTTCTCCCTCGACCAACGCCTGGTGGCGTCGGCACGCATGGTGGCTGGGCTGACCGAGCAGATGCCGGGCCTGGCCAGTGTGAGTGGCGGTGCGCATTTCAGCGCCGAACAATTGCAGGTGCCTGGGGGCATGGCCTGCCAGGTCAGTTCCTTGCGCGGGGAAATCCTCGCGCGCAGCCACACCACGCCGGATGAGGGGCTGGAGTCGCGCAAGAGCGGCTTTCGTGATCAAGTCATTGATGGCGTAGGTTGGCGCAGCTTTACCTTGTCGCGCGGCGACCTTTTAATCACTACCGCCGACCGCCAAGTGGAGCGCGAGGCCCTGAACCTGTCGATCCTGCTGGCCGCTTCAGTGCCGGTGGGCGTGGCGATGCTGGGCTGCCTGTGCCTGCTGTGGCTGGGCATCGGCCAGAGCCTGCTGCCGCTCAACCGCATGCGTGACGCCTTGATGCGGCGCAGTGCCGACTCCCTGGAACCCCTGCAGATCCACCCGTTGCCCAGCGAGCTCAAGCCGCTGCTCGACACCCAGAACCAACTGTTGCAACGCATCGCCAAGACTATCGAACGCGAACGCCGGCTCACCGGTGACGCCGCCCACGAACTGCGCAGCCCGCTGACGGCGATCAAGACTCACCTGCAAGTGGCCCGTATGACCGAAGGCGCTGCCCGCGACCAGTCGCTGGCTCATGCCGAGGAGGGCGCAGACCGCCTGCATCGCACCCTCGAGCAATTACTGTTGCTGGCGCGGGTGGAGGGCAACCTGTCATTTGACGATGGCATGCACTCCAGTGCCGAGGATGTGGCACGGCTGGCCATCCAGGATGCCAATGCCGGTGATAATTCGCGTATCGACCTGATCCTGCCGGATGACCTTTCGGCCGTCCCGGTGGAAATGCCGGTGGGCTTGGCGGTCGCCGCCTTGCGCAACCTGCTGGACAACGCCTTGCGCCATACGCCGGCCGATACCCGAGTGGAACTGAGCGTGTTCACTGCCGCCGATCACGTGGTGTTCCGCGTGCGTGACCATGGGAAGCAGATCTCCACCGAGGACCTGCAGTACCTGACCCAGCGCTTCTGGCGCAATGGCAGCAGCGAGGGCTGTGGCCTGGGCCTGGCGATCGTGCAAGCGATTGTGCAGCGTTGCTCCTGTTCGCTGAAGTTCGACAGCCAGCCGGATGGCCTGCGCGTCCACCTGGGCATGCCGCTGCGGCGCTGA
- a CDS encoding amidohydrolase encodes MRLTGLTHPWVFGVLCAVASSAVIAASSGQDSAREEIAAQAKALEPALLETRRDIHAHPELGNTETRTAELVARQLRDLGLEVKTGVARTGVVAVLKGALPGPTVALRADMDALPVKEVADLPFASKAKGTYLGKEVDVMHACGHDAHVAILLSTAKILTGMRERLPGTVVFYFQPAEEGPSDFIPDGKNTWGAKMMVQEGVMKAPKPDAVFGLHVWAGVPAGQIAYRPGPTLASSDDLRIKILGKQTHAGRPWDGIDPITVGAQTIVGLQTVVSRRTDISSFPSVVSIGTINGGTRYNIIPESVDMTGTIRSYDYGIRQKLHADVRQTVEKIAESGGAKAEVSIIEKYDPTINNLALTEKMLPSLRWAANDDVVQGPLVGGAEDFSFYAKEAPGLFVFLGVTPKDQDMSKAAPNHNPGFFVDESALVVGVRTLASLATDYLYANQPL; translated from the coding sequence ATGCGTTTAACCGGTCTGACACACCCATGGGTTTTCGGCGTGCTGTGCGCGGTTGCCAGCAGCGCAGTGATTGCCGCCAGCAGTGGCCAGGACAGTGCCCGGGAGGAAATCGCCGCCCAAGCAAAAGCCCTTGAGCCGGCGCTGCTGGAAACCCGACGCGACATCCATGCCCACCCGGAACTGGGCAACACCGAAACCCGCACCGCCGAGCTGGTCGCCAGACAATTGCGCGACCTGGGTCTTGAGGTGAAAACCGGCGTGGCGCGCACCGGAGTTGTCGCCGTGCTGAAAGGCGCGCTGCCCGGCCCGACCGTCGCGCTGCGTGCCGACATGGATGCGCTGCCGGTAAAGGAAGTCGCCGACCTGCCCTTTGCCTCCAAAGCCAAAGGTACCTACCTGGGCAAGGAGGTCGACGTGATGCACGCCTGCGGCCACGACGCCCACGTCGCGATCCTACTGAGCACTGCGAAGATTCTGACCGGCATGCGCGAGCGCCTGCCTGGCACCGTGGTGTTCTACTTCCAACCGGCCGAGGAAGGCCCAAGCGATTTCATCCCCGACGGCAAAAACACCTGGGGCGCCAAAATGATGGTGCAGGAAGGCGTGATGAAGGCGCCCAAACCGGACGCAGTGTTCGGTCTGCATGTGTGGGCCGGTGTGCCCGCCGGCCAGATTGCCTACCGGCCAGGGCCAACCCTGGCCAGTTCGGACGATTTGCGCATCAAGATCCTTGGCAAACAGACCCACGCCGGCCGCCCTTGGGATGGTATCGACCCGATCACCGTGGGTGCGCAGACCATTGTCGGGTTGCAGACTGTGGTCAGCCGCCGCACTGACATCTCTTCATTCCCGTCAGTTGTGAGCATCGGTACCATCAATGGCGGCACGCGCTACAACATCATTCCTGAGTCGGTGGACATGACCGGCACCATTCGCTCCTACGACTACGGTATCCGCCAGAAACTGCACGCAGACGTGCGGCAGACCGTAGAGAAAATTGCCGAAAGCGGGGGTGCCAAGGCCGAAGTCAGCATCATCGAGAAGTACGACCCCACCATCAACAACCTGGCGCTGACCGAAAAAATGCTGCCGAGTCTGCGCTGGGCGGCCAACGATGATGTGGTGCAAGGCCCGCTGGTGGGCGGTGCCGAAGACTTCTCGTTTTATGCCAAGGAGGCACCGGGACTGTTTGTGTTCCTGGGCGTGACGCCGAAGGATCAGGACATGAGCAAGGCGGCGCCGAACCACAATCCGGGGTTCTTTGTGGATGAGTCGGCGTTGGTGGTGGGGGTGAGGACGTTGGCGTCGTTGGCGACGGATTACCTGTACGCCAACCAGCCACTGTAA
- a CDS encoding MbtH family protein has product MTSVFDRDDILFQVVVNHEEQYSIWPDYKAVPEGWRTVGKSGMKKECLAYIEEVWTDMRPLSLRQKMDGAALTN; this is encoded by the coding sequence ATGACCTCAGTATTTGACCGCGACGACATCCTGTTTCAGGTGGTGGTCAACCATGAAGAACAGTATTCCATCTGGCCTGACTACAAGGCTGTGCCGGAAGGCTGGCGCACCGTGGGCAAGAGCGGCATGAAAAAAGAGTGCCTGGCCTACATCGAAGAAGTCTGGACCGATATGCGCCCGTTGAGCTTGCGCCAGAAGATGGACGGGGCTGCGCTGACCAACTGA
- a CDS encoding RluA family pseudouridine synthase, translated as MPLSNIHILHRDDAVLVVNKPTLLLSVPGRADDNKDCLITRLQENGYPEARIVHRLDWETSGIILLARDADTHRELSRQFHDRETEKAYTALAWGQPELDSGSIDLPLRYDPPTKPRHVVDHEFGKHALTFWKVLERCGDWCRVELTPITGRSHQLRVHMLSIGHPLLGDGLYAHEQALAAWPRLCLHASMLSFTHPQSGERLRFECPAPF; from the coding sequence ATGCCGTTGTCCAACATCCACATCCTCCACCGGGACGACGCCGTCCTGGTGGTGAACAAGCCGACCCTGCTGCTCTCGGTGCCTGGCCGCGCCGACGACAACAAGGACTGTCTGATCACCCGCCTGCAGGAAAACGGCTACCCCGAAGCCCGCATCGTGCATCGCCTGGACTGGGAAACCTCGGGCATCATCCTGCTGGCCCGTGACGCCGACACCCACCGCGAACTGTCCCGCCAATTTCACGACCGTGAAACCGAAAAGGCCTACACCGCCCTGGCCTGGGGCCAACCGGAACTGGACAGCGGCAGCATCGATTTACCCCTGCGCTACGACCCGCCGACCAAACCACGCCATGTGGTGGACCACGAATTCGGCAAGCATGCGCTGACCTTCTGGAAAGTGCTGGAGCGTTGTGGCGATTGGTGCCGTGTGGAACTGACGCCGATCACCGGGCGTTCGCACCAGCTGCGCGTGCACATGCTGTCCATCGGCCACCCATTGCTGGGAGATGGTCTGTATGCCCATGAACAGGCCCTGGCTGCCTGGCCGCGCTTGTGCCTGCATGCGAGCATGTTGAGCTTCACCCATCCGCAGAGTGGCGAGCGCCTGCGTTTTGAGTGCCCTGCGCCGTTCTAG
- a CDS encoding IS110 family transposase, with protein sequence MFSYPAGIDVSKDSLEARVNLIDVGVSCANAEDDFPGLIGWLLLHQVGRVLLEATGGYERKVMKALQAAGLNCINPRRAKSFSTAMGQQAKTDPIDAKSLAQFAAVLDSPNSRITSPKHDELRALVQQRENFIQQRDDDKRRLKTASCDVVKPALQSHIDYLIKAVNAIDQLIRQSANVLDHEKVERLCSVKGIGLITAASLMAYLPELGEVGKRPIAALAGLAPYNNDSGKHIGARHIRGGRFSARRSLYMACWVVIRDQPEFQARYKALRGKGKCAKVALIACMRVLLIRLNAMLRDRTEWKEHAA encoded by the coding sequence ATGTTTTCCTATCCAGCAGGCATTGATGTTTCCAAGGACAGCCTTGAGGCTCGAGTTAATCTGATTGACGTTGGGGTAAGTTGCGCTAACGCCGAAGATGATTTCCCTGGGTTGATTGGGTGGCTATTGCTTCACCAGGTCGGTCGCGTGCTGTTGGAGGCCACTGGCGGTTACGAGCGCAAAGTCATGAAGGCGCTCCAGGCTGCGGGCCTCAACTGCATCAATCCCCGTCGAGCCAAGAGTTTTTCCACGGCGATGGGCCAACAAGCCAAAACCGACCCGATAGATGCAAAGTCCCTTGCGCAGTTCGCAGCGGTACTCGACTCGCCTAACAGCCGAATCACCAGCCCGAAACATGACGAGTTGCGCGCGTTAGTCCAACAGCGAGAAAACTTTATTCAGCAGAGAGACGATGACAAAAGGCGCCTGAAAACGGCCTCATGTGACGTAGTAAAGCCAGCGTTGCAGAGTCATATCGACTACCTGATCAAAGCTGTGAACGCGATAGACCAGTTGATTCGTCAAAGCGCCAACGTGCTAGACCACGAAAAAGTCGAACGCCTGTGTTCAGTTAAGGGCATCGGGCTCATTACGGCGGCTAGCCTTATGGCATACCTGCCGGAGTTGGGTGAGGTTGGCAAGCGTCCGATCGCGGCCCTAGCGGGCCTCGCGCCGTATAACAACGACAGTGGGAAGCACATAGGCGCGCGTCACATTCGTGGCGGAAGGTTTTCCGCACGTCGCTCGCTATACATGGCCTGCTGGGTAGTCATTCGGGACCAGCCTGAATTCCAGGCCCGCTATAAAGCACTGCGTGGCAAAGGAAAATGCGCAAAAGTTGCGCTAATCGCATGCATGCGTGTTTTGTTAATCCGGCTGAACGCAATGCTGCGTGATAGGACTGAATGGAAAGAACACGCTGCCTAG
- a CDS encoding mechanosensitive ion channel family protein encodes MLSRLFALPCYCLIALLTLLPLAPAQAVSLPGLLGSSNKTQPQAEVPLGQSLDEVIKTLENDQQRTQLLSDLKKLREATQKAQPAAEQGVLGLIGSTLSGFEQQFSGADSPLGRWSDEVELAKQELSALMLPANEWLPIIFGFALILAVWSLLAAALIWLSHRVRERFGLPEELPQHPRTWDMVRFALRKLGPWLIALVITVYLSYALPSSLGKSLAMVLAYALVVGTCFSAICVIAFSVLDGPHRHRALYILRHQAFRPLWWIGSFAAFGEALSDPRLVQALGQHLSHTAATVANVMAALSTGVFILRFRRPIAHLIRNQPLSRRLTRRALSDTIEIIGSFWYIPALLLVGISLFATFVSAGDTSTALRQSLLCTVLLVLCMVINGLVRRHALKPQRGHKRHALYSERLKSFVYTLAHLIVWLVFIELGLRVWGLSLIRFTEGDGHEVSVKLFGLAGTLLFAWLIWILSDTAIHHALTRSRKGLANARAQTMMPLIRNVLFVTIFIIAAIVALANMGMNVTPLLAGAGVIGLAIGFGAQSLVADLITGLFIIIEDSLAIDDYVDVGGHLGTVEGLTIRTVRLRDIDGIVHTIPFSEIKSIKNYSREFGYAIFRVAIPYNMEIDDAIKLMRDVGQKMRNDPLQRRNIWSPLEIQGVESFESGSAILRARFKTAPIKQWEVSRAFNLSLKRHLDEAGLDLATPRLSVQVVTAGTVQEKGQQQ; translated from the coding sequence GTGCTTTCCCGTTTGTTTGCCCTGCCCTGCTACTGCTTGATCGCCCTGCTGACACTGCTGCCGCTTGCGCCTGCCCAGGCCGTGAGCCTGCCCGGTTTGTTAGGCAGTTCCAACAAAACCCAACCCCAGGCTGAAGTGCCATTGGGACAGTCGTTGGACGAAGTGATCAAGACCCTGGAGAACGACCAGCAGCGCACCCAGTTGCTGAGCGACCTTAAAAAGCTGCGCGAAGCCACGCAAAAAGCCCAGCCCGCCGCCGAACAAGGGGTGCTGGGGCTGATCGGCAGTACGCTGTCCGGCTTCGAGCAGCAGTTTTCCGGAGCTGACAGTCCGCTGGGACGCTGGTCCGACGAGGTCGAGCTGGCCAAGCAAGAACTCAGTGCGCTGATGCTGCCGGCCAACGAATGGCTGCCGATCATTTTTGGCTTTGCCCTGATCCTGGCGGTATGGAGCCTGCTCGCCGCCGCGCTGATCTGGCTGAGCCACCGCGTGCGCGAACGTTTCGGCCTGCCCGAAGAATTGCCGCAACACCCACGCACCTGGGACATGGTGCGCTTTGCCCTGCGAAAACTGGGACCCTGGTTGATCGCTCTGGTGATCACGGTGTACCTGAGCTACGCCCTGCCCTCGTCCCTGGGCAAGTCCCTGGCGATGGTGCTGGCCTACGCACTGGTGGTCGGCACCTGCTTCTCGGCAATCTGCGTGATCGCGTTTTCTGTGCTCGACGGCCCTCACCGTCATCGCGCGCTGTATATCCTGCGCCACCAGGCCTTCCGCCCGCTGTGGTGGATCGGCAGCTTTGCCGCCTTTGGTGAAGCCTTGAGCGACCCGCGACTGGTCCAGGCCCTGGGCCAGCATTTGTCCCACACCGCCGCGACCGTAGCCAATGTGATGGCGGCACTGTCGACCGGCGTGTTTATCCTGCGCTTCCGGCGACCCATCGCCCACTTGATCCGCAACCAACCACTGTCACGTCGCCTCACACGCCGTGCCCTCAGCGACACGATCGAAATCATCGGTTCCTTCTGGTACATCCCAGCCTTGTTGTTGGTGGGTATTTCGCTGTTTGCCACCTTTGTCTCGGCGGGTGATACCAGCACGGCATTGCGCCAGTCGCTACTGTGCACCGTGCTGCTGGTATTGTGCATGGTGATCAACGGCCTGGTACGCCGCCATGCCCTCAAGCCGCAACGCGGGCACAAGCGCCATGCGCTTTACTCCGAACGCCTGAAAAGCTTTGTCTACACCCTGGCCCACCTCATCGTGTGGCTGGTGTTTATCGAGTTGGGCCTGCGGGTGTGGGGCCTGTCGCTGATCCGCTTTACCGAAGGCGATGGGCATGAAGTCAGCGTCAAGCTGTTCGGGCTGGCCGGGACCCTGCTGTTTGCCTGGTTGATCTGGATCCTCAGCGACACCGCGATCCACCACGCCCTCACCCGCTCGCGCAAAGGCCTGGCCAATGCCCGCGCGCAGACCATGATGCCGCTGATCCGCAACGTGCTGTTCGTGACCATCTTCATCATCGCGGCCATCGTCGCTCTGGCAAACATGGGCATGAACGTCACGCCACTGCTGGCCGGTGCCGGTGTGATCGGCCTGGCCATTGGTTTCGGTGCACAGTCCCTGGTGGCGGACTTGATCACCGGCCTGTTCATCATCATCGAAGACTCCCTGGCCATTGATGACTACGTGGATGTCGGCGGTCATCTTGGCACCGTCGAAGGCCTGACCATCCGCACCGTGCGCCTGCGCGACATTGACGGCATCGTGCACACCATCCCGTTCAGCGAGATCAAGAGCATCAAGAACTACTCGCGCGAATTCGGCTACGCGATCTTCCGGGTGGCGATCCCCTACAACATGGAAATCGACGACGCCATCAAGTTGATGCGCGATGTCGGCCAGAAAATGCGCAACGACCCACTGCAACGCCGCAATATCTGGTCGCCATTGGAGATTCAAGGCGTGGAAAGTTTCGAATCGGGCAGCGCGATCCTGCGCGCACGCTTCAAGACCGCACCAATCAAGCAGTGGGAAGTATCGCGAGCGTTCAACCTGTCGCTCAAGCGTCATCTGGATGAGGCCGGGCTGGACCTGGCGACGCCGCGCTTGAGTGTGCAGGTGGTGACCGCCGGTACGGTGCAGGAGAAAGGTCAACAACAATAA
- a CDS encoding N-acetylmuramoyl-L-alanine amidase produces the protein MLVIDTSFPAKGFNERNGEPVRQVIVHYTAAPFGSSLRTLTQDGVSAHYLLPDPEDPSYRATGYEELRVFRLVAEDKRAWHAGVSHWAGRDNLNSRSIGIEIVNLARDDGGVFTFPAYGEEQTEVLIALLRDILGRYPQIGPTDILGHSDVAYSRKSDPGPQLPWRRLHDAGVGAWFDDATQAMYQRRFCLGLPPEVEVERAFQRYGYAPAKNRQGFQQRTRAFQMHFRPRDYCGFLDAETCAILYALNEKYLGL, from the coding sequence ATGTTGGTCATTGATACCAGTTTCCCTGCCAAAGGCTTCAACGAACGTAACGGTGAACCCGTGCGGCAGGTGATCGTGCATTACACCGCGGCGCCTTTTGGCTCCTCCTTGCGCACGCTGACCCAGGACGGAGTGAGTGCGCACTATCTGCTGCCCGACCCTGAGGATCCCAGTTACCGTGCCACAGGTTACGAAGAGTTGCGGGTGTTCCGGTTAGTGGCAGAGGACAAGCGCGCCTGGCATGCCGGGGTGAGTCATTGGGCGGGGCGCGACAATCTCAATAGCCGCTCGATTGGCATCGAGATTGTCAACCTGGCGCGGGATGACGGCGGGGTATTCACCTTTCCGGCCTATGGGGAAGAACAAACCGAGGTGTTGATTGCGCTGTTGCGCGACATTCTCGGGCGTTACCCGCAAATTGGACCGACCGACATTCTCGGGCATTCGGACGTGGCGTACAGCCGTAAGAGCGATCCAGGGCCGCAACTGCCGTGGCGGCGTTTGCACGATGCCGGGGTGGGGGCCTGGTTTGATGACGCTACACAGGCGATGTATCAGCGCCGCTTTTGCCTGGGGTTGCCGCCGGAGGTCGAGGTGGAGCGGGCTTTTCAGCGCTACGGGTATGCGCCTGCGAAGAATCGGCAAGGGTTTCAACAGAGGACGAGGGCGTTTCAGATGCACTTTCGACCACGGGATTATTGTGGATTTCTGGACGCTGAAACCTGCGCGATTTTGTATGCACTGAACGAAAAATACCTGGGTTTGTGA
- a CDS encoding aspartate aminotransferase family protein, which produces MSVATSRIEDAQVHETLYQFDETPLLARQRQQESNARSYPRRIPLALKRAKGIYVEDVEGRSFIDCLAGAGTLALGHNHPVVIEAIQQVLADELPLHTLDLTTPVKDQFVQDLFGLLPPALAREAKIQFCGPTGTDAVEAALKLVRTATGRSTVLSFQGGYHGMSQGALSLMGSLGPKKPLGALLGNGVQFLPYPYDYRCPFGLGGAQGVRVNLHYLENLLNDPEAGVLLPAAVIVEVVQGEGGVIPADLDWLRGLRRITEQAGVALIVDEIQSGFGRTGKMFAFEHAGIIPDVVVMSKAIGGSLPLAVVVYRDWLDTWLPGAHAGTFRGNQMAMAAGSAVMRYLKDYNLADHAAAMGERLVEHLRILQRDFPHLGDIRGRGLMLGVELVDPNGTPDVQGHPPVHRQLAPLVQRECLKRGLILELGGRHGSVVRFLPPLVITAAEVDQVADIFGRALAAAVASL; this is translated from the coding sequence ATGTCAGTCGCTACCAGCCGTATCGAAGACGCCCAGGTGCATGAAACGCTCTACCAGTTCGACGAAACCCCGCTACTCGCCCGTCAGCGCCAGCAGGAGTCCAACGCCCGCAGCTACCCTCGACGTATTCCCTTGGCGCTCAAGCGCGCCAAGGGTATCTACGTGGAAGACGTCGAAGGCCGCAGCTTCATCGACTGCCTGGCCGGCGCCGGTACCCTGGCGCTGGGGCATAACCACCCGGTGGTGATCGAAGCCATCCAGCAAGTGCTGGCCGATGAGCTGCCACTGCACACGCTGGACCTGACCACTCCGGTCAAGGACCAGTTCGTGCAGGACCTGTTCGGCCTGCTGCCGCCTGCGCTGGCACGCGAGGCAAAGATCCAGTTCTGCGGCCCCACCGGCACCGATGCGGTGGAAGCCGCATTGAAGTTGGTGCGTACCGCCACTGGGCGCAGCACGGTGCTGTCGTTCCAGGGCGGTTACCATGGCATGAGCCAGGGGGCGTTGAGCCTGATGGGCAGCCTGGGGCCGAAGAAACCCTTGGGTGCCTTGCTCGGCAATGGCGTGCAATTCCTGCCATATCCTTATGATTACCGCTGCCCGTTCGGCCTTGGCGGCGCGCAAGGGGTGCGGGTCAACCTGCATTACCTGGAAAACCTGCTGAATGACCCGGAGGCTGGCGTGTTGCTGCCGGCGGCGGTGATTGTCGAAGTGGTGCAGGGCGAGGGCGGTGTGATCCCGGCTGATCTGGACTGGTTGCGTGGACTGCGCCGCATCACCGAGCAGGCGGGCGTGGCGTTGATCGTCGATGAAATTCAAAGCGGTTTCGGCCGCACCGGCAAGATGTTCGCCTTTGAGCACGCTGGCATCATTCCGGATGTGGTAGTGATGTCCAAGGCCATCGGCGGCAGCCTGCCGTTGGCGGTGGTGGTGTATCGCGACTGGCTCGACACTTGGCTGCCGGGTGCGCATGCCGGGACGTTCCGTGGCAACCAGATGGCGATGGCGGCGGGTTCGGCGGTGATGCGCTATCTCAAGGATTACAACCTGGCCGATCATGCAGCGGCCATGGGCGAACGCCTGGTTGAACACCTGCGCATCCTGCAACGTGACTTCCCGCACCTGGGGGATATTCGCGGCCGCGGGTTGATGCTCGGCGTCGAACTGGTGGACCCGAATGGCACGCCAGACGTCCAAGGCCATCCGCCCGTGCACCGCCAATTGGCGCCGCTGGTGCAGCGTGAATGCCTCAAGCGTGGGCTGATCCTCGAGCTGGGCGGTCGGCATGGCAGTGTTGTGCGTTTCCTGCCACCGTTGGTAATCACCGCCGCCGAAGTCGACCAGGTAGCCGATATCTTCGGGCGTGCGTTGGCGGCGGCGGTTGCCAGCCTCTAA